CATTAGCCTGTTCCTCTCGCCGAAATTCCTCGTCGAAGACGACGGTTCCCTCGGCGCCCGCAACGGCATGTCGGTCGGCTCGCTCGAGCACAAGATGGGCATCCATGCCCAACCGACCTGCGTCATGAACTATGACGGCGCTATCGGCTGGCTCGTCGGCGAACCGGGCCGCGGCCTGAATGCGATGTTCACGATGATGAATGCGGAACGCCTGTTCGTCGGCATTCAGGGTCTCGGCATCGCCGAAGCCGCCAATCAGAAGGCCGCCAGCTACGCCCGCGAACGCCTGCAGGGTCGTTCGCTCGACGGCAGCCGCGGACCCGTCCCGATCATCGAGCATCCCGACGTACGCAAGATGCTGCTGACCGGCCGTTCCTTCATCGACGCCGCCCGGGCGCTGGCGATCTGGACCGCCATGCAGATGGATATCGCCGCCCGCCATCCCGATCCCGCCGAACGCCGGCGCGCCGACGGTTTCGTCGCCCTGCTAACGCCGGTGGTCAAGGCAGCCTTCACCGATTTCGGCTTCGAGACCGCGGTGATTTCGCAACAGGTCTTCGGCGGCCACGGCTATATCCGCGAATGGGGCATGGAGCAGTTCGTGCGCGATGCCCGCATCACCCAGATCTACGAGGGCACCAACGGCGTCCAGGCCATGGATCTCGTCGGCCGCAAGCTGCCGATGGAAGGCGGGGAACTCGCCGGACGTTTCTTCGATCTGGTCAAGCAGGATCTGCAGGCGGCGTCACTCGTTCCCGCCACAGAGCGGATCGTCGCCGCCACCGCCTCGGCGCTCGACCGCCTCGAACGCACGACCGAGTTGCTGCTCGCCGGCAGCGGCGATCCGGCCGTGGCCGGCTCGGCCGCAACCGACTATCTTCGCCTCTTCGCGCTCACCGCCTTCGGCTGGATGTGGGCGAAGATGGCCGCCAGCGCCGCGGCGGCCGATACGCCGCCGAAGGTCCGCAAATGCGCCGTCGCCGATTTCTTCGCCGATCGCATGCTGCCGCAGACCCTCGGCCTCGAAACCGCGATCGCCAACGGAGCGACCTCGATCATTGCCCTGAACCAAGACCTTTTCTGATCCGTATACTCCAAGGGAGGAAGTAGCATGCTCGGAATGATGATGAACTCGCCGCTGCTGGTGTCGACCATCCTGCGCCACGCGGCGACCTATCACGGCACGACCGAAATCGTGTCGAAGACGGTCGAAGGACCGATCCACCGCTATACCTACGCCGATCTGTCGAAGCGCAGCCAGAAGCTCGCCAACGCGCTGAAGCGGCTCGGCCTCGAATTCGGCGACCGCGTCGGCACACTCGCCTGGAACGGCTACCGCCATCTGGAACTCTACTACGGCGTCTCCGGTTCGGGCCTCGTCTGCCACACGATCAATCCGCGGCTCTTCCGCGAGCAGATCGGCTACATCATCGAGCATGCGGGCGACAGCGTGATCTTCGCCGATCTCACCTTCCTGCCGATCCTGGAGGCACTCGCCGACCGGCTCTCCGGCATGAAGGCGATCGTGATGATGACCGACGAGGCGCACATGCCGAAGTCGGAAGCCCTGCCGAACCTTGCCTGCTACGAGACCCTGATCGCCGGTGAGTCCGACGAATACGACTGGCCGGTATTCGACGAGAACACCGCCTCCGGCCTGTGCTACACCTCCGCCACGACCGGGGACCCGAAGGGCGTTCTCTACAGCCATCGCTCCAGCGTGCTCCACGCAATGTCGAGTTCGATGCCGGATGTGCTCGGCCTGTCGGCCAACGACGTGCTCTCGCCGATCGTGCCGATGTTCCATGTCAATGCCTGGGGCGTCCCCTTCTCCGGCCCGATGGCCGGCGCCAAGCTCGTCATGCCCGGTCCGAACCTCGACGGCGCCAGCCTGCATGCCCTGTTCGAAGCCGAAGGCGTCACCTGCACCGCCGGCGTTCCGACCGTCTGGCTCGGCCTGCTCGACTGGATGGACGCCCACGGCCAGCGCTTCACCAGCCTGAAGCGGGTGGCGATCGGCGGCTCGGCCTCACCGCCGATCATGATCAGCCGCTTCCACAACATGGGCGTCAAGGTCCGCCATGCCTGGGGTATGACCGAGACCAGCCCGATCGGCCTCGCCGCCTGCCTGATGCCGAAGCATCAGTCGCTCACGCCCGAACAGAGGCTGATGCTCGAGGCCAAGCAGGGCCGCCCGGTCTACGGCATGGAGTTCCGCGTCGACGGCGCCGACGGCAAGCCGATCACCCGAGACGGCAAGGCCTTCGGTGCGATGATGGTGCGCGGTCCGTGGGTCGCCGCCGGCTACTACAACACTTCGGAAAGTGCCGCACACGAAGTTCCCGGCTGGTTCAACACCGGCGACGTCGTCACCATGGACGAGGACGGCTTCGTCCAGATCGTCGACCGCACCAAGGACGTCGTCAAATCCGGCGGCGAATGGATCAGTTCGATCGAACTGGAGAACATCGCTCAGGCCCATCCGGCGGTGAAGGAGGCGGCGGTCGTCGCCAAGCCCGATGCGCGCTGGGGCGAGCGCCCGGTCCTCGTCGTCGTCCTGAAGCCCGGCGAGAGCTTCGGCCGCCACGAGATGGTCGAGCACTATACCGGCAGGATCTCCAAATGGAGCATCCCCGACGACGTGATCATCGTCGACGAACTGCCGCACACGGCGACCGGCAAGCTCCTGAAAACCGCGATCCGCGATATCGTGCTCAAGGAATATGCCAGCGTCACCCCCGACGACAGCATCATCGGCTAGGCGCGCCATGACGAACGATGTTCAGAGCCTTTACCTCGAGGACATTGCGGTCGGCCAGACCTTCGAAAGCGCTCCGCATGTCCTGACGGTCGAGGAAATCAAGGATTTCGCGGGCCGCTACGACCCGCAATTCTTCCATCTCGACGACGAGGCGGCGCGGGAGAGCCTGTTCGGCGGCCTCGCCGCCAGCGGCTGGCACACCGCCGCGACGACGATGCGCCTGCTGGTCGAAAGTGTGCCCTTCTTCGGCGGGCTGATCGGCGCCGGCGGCGAGATCTCCTGGCCACGCGCGACGCGACCGGGAGACGCCATCCGTCTGCGCAGCGAGGTCACAGCGGTCACGCCATCCCGCTCGCGCCCTGAGCGCGGCATGGTCAACATGCGTTGCGAGACGGTCAATCAGCACGACGAGGTGGTGCAGGTCTTCACGCCGAAGATCGTCGCATGGCGGCGAACCCTGCTTTGACGGACTCCACCAAAATCTGGAAGACAGCTCAGCGTCTCAGGTCAGTCTCTATACGCGGCTGCCCGCTTCGTGCATGATCTCGGTCTTTGCACAGACCTTGAAGCTGCAATCAACCACCCGCCTTACAGGTGCTAGAGCCCGTCCACTTTAATCCGGGTCATAGCCGCAGGCAGCGAAGTAATTTTCGCATTCTTGGGCGGTGAAGATGTTGACGATTTCGCCAACCGTGTTCCATAGACCTTCTATGGAGCGCTCGGCCTTTGCCCTGAGCATTGCCTTCAGCTTGGCAAAGGCGTTCTCGATTGATGGGATGGATGGCTCCTGCTCCCGGCGTCGCATTGCGCCATAGTCGGGAAGTCATCATCCCGTATAAGAGGAGCCATCCATGTCCGAGCTTGCCACAGTCGGTATCGATCTCGCAAAGAGCGTCTTTCAGATCCATGGTGTAGACGAGAGTGGACAAGTTCTCGTGCGCCGCCAGCTTCGCCGCGGCCAATTGCTCGCGTTTTTCCAGAAGCGTCCACGATGCCTGATCGGCATGGAGGCTTGCGCAGGTTCTCATGACTGGGGCCGCAGGCTTCAGGAGATGGGGCATGACGTTCGGCTGATGCCGCCGTCCTATGTGAAGCCTTACGTGAAGTAATGGTCAGGTGAAGATTACTTTACTAATCATCAGGTGACCATAATGCGAAGGAACGCACGCGGGCCGCCCAGTTGTCGGCCGTTCGCGCAAAATTCCTTCGCATTATTTCAGAGCGTGTCCAGCCAGGCGAGCAGGCTCGTATCGCGTTTCCACGATGAAGAGTGCGCCGTCGCCACCGGCACAGCGACCTGTTCCAACGCCTTTCGCTTTGTGTCCAGATTGGCCTTCGCGTAGTGATTGGTGGTGTCGAGGCTCACATGCCCAAGCCAACTGCGGATGACCGTGATGTCTACGCCCGCCGATACAAGGTGGACGGCGGTGGCGTGACGGAAGCTGTGCGGCGTTACGTGCTTCGTTTGCAGCGGCGGCATGGTCGCAGCCGCCGCCTTCACATAGGCGGCAAGCTTGAACCGGACGCCCGAGGCGCTGAGCGGCTCTCCGTAGCGGTTGACGAACAGCCGCTGGTCTTGTGCCCGTGGCTGCCGCTCAAGCAGCTTTTTCAACAACATCACGGTTTCCGGCCAAAGCGGGCAGAGACGCTCTTTTCGCCCCTTGCCCGTAAGCCGAACGCAACTCGGGCTATCGAACCGGATTGCCTCAGGGCACATATCGAGTGCTTCCTGTATTCGCGCCCCGCTGTTGTAGAGGAACGAGAGCAACGCATGGTCGCGCATGCCTTCGAGGGTTGACTGGTCTGGCTGGGCAAGAATCGCTGCCACTTCCAGCGGATCCAGATAGCAAGGCTCAGATACCGGCGCCCGCTTGATCGGGATGTTGAGGATTTCCACGCACTGCGCGATTAAGGCAGGATCCTTGGTCGCCACAAAGTTGAAGAAGCTGCGGATCGCAGCAAGCCGGCAGTTGCGGGTGCCGATCGTGCCGCCACGGTCGTGCTCGGCGTGCCTCAGGAACGCCGCGACTTGCGCGGCGGTCAGATCGGCGAGCGAGATTATAGCAACTTTCTTTTTCGCGCGGTCAGCGACAAACCGGAGGAACAGTCGCCAGGTGTCGCGGTAGGAGCGGACGGTGTTGACGGACGCATTGCGTTGCTCGACAAGCCATTCGTAAAAGAACGCGCGCATCAGTTCCGGGAACGGATTGGCTTTGCTCATGACCGCACCTCCCGTTCGAGATTGAGGCATGGCGCGCCCACGGCCCTGAACCGTTCGTTTGCGAGATGCAGCAGATCCTGCGTGACGGTGATGTAGACCAGAGTGGAGTTGATATCCCGATGGCCGAGGTAGGTCGCGAGGAACGGCAGCCGCTCCTGCGGGTTGATCCCCAGACGGTACCATTCAAGGATACGGTTCACGACCATCGAGTGCCGAAGATCATGAACGCGAGGCCCGAACTGCCCTTGCAGTGGTTTCAATCCGGCGCGACGTACGACGTCTGTGAGCAACCAGGTGATCATTTCGGGCGTGTAGCGGGATCTGCCCTGGACGTGCCAGAACAGAGCAGAGTGCGGGTCCTGCGATGCGCCGACCTGACGCCGTGCAGCGATGTAGGCCCGGAGTTCCATCATCACACTGTCAGGAAGTGGCAGAATTCGGGTCTTGAAGAACTTGGTCTGCCGAACCGTGATGGTGCCGTCACCGGGATTAACGTCACCAAGATCCAGCCTGGCCAACTCTCCCCGCCGCAGACCCGCACAGTAGGCCAGCAACAGCATGGTGTAGATGCTCAACGGACGAAGTGTTGCCCGCGGAGAGGGATACGAACGGGCAATGTCGAGCATGCGCCGTACGTCGACAGGAGAGTAGATATGAGGCGTTCGCCACTGCTTGCGGACCTCTTTTTGGGGTCTCGGATCCGGTCGACGCCGAGGAGCTGACGGATCGCACCGCCGCTGGATTTTGGCAAAGAGGCGCTCAAGGTTTTCGCGCTCATATGCATGGTTACGCGTGCCTTTCGTCGCCGCCCATCGATCGATCATGACGCGCAGCGGCTCGGTTTCCAGTTGCGGGTTCAGTTGCAGGAACCGGTCGAACTGCAAAAGCCGCACCGGTTGCGAAGTATATTTGTATCCCCTACGGCGCATCATGGCGACATGCTCGGCCATAACCTCGCCCAGCACACTACCGAACGGTTTGGGCTGGCGCAGTGTGGCAAGAGCCTGTTCTGGATTACACGATATCAACGCGCGCCAGATCGGCATGCTCTGCTTTATATGACATGCCTGACGCAGACCTTCGACAGGGTTGTGATCAATCGCACCGGTTGCCACGAGGTGGTCGAGGAACCGATCGATGATGCGAGTGCGATGCAGGAGCGTAGATGTCGCCCAGCGAGACGCTAATTCCCGTAGCCAAGCTTGCAGCGCTTGTTGATCGAGCAACCCGTGCCGTTCAACGGCATCCTGGAAGCTATGCAGGACCTGTTGATAGCAGGTGCGGCTTTTGAGATCGCGCAGATCAAGGCTCGCGACATAGCTGCCAATGCGCGTGCGATCGGAATCAGGCCAACGGGAGATCATGCCAGCACCTCCGTTCCTGGCACATCAAGAGCGACGGCCCTCAGATCCTCGGTGGCAAGCTTGAGGTAGGGGTCTGTCGACCCGGTCGAGCGATGTCCTAACAGATCGCCAATTACCTTTTTCGGAACTGCCGCGCGCAGTAACTCGGTCGCACGAGCGTGACGGAAGATGTGGGGGCCGCACTTGCCCAAGGGATTGACGCCGGCATCCCGGAGCCTCCGCCGAACCAGGCTGTATAGCTTGTCGAGCTTGCGATAGGGTGTCAACGGCGGAGCAAAACCCGGCCAGCGGGGCGGAGTAAAAGCAGGCCAGCGGTCGAGGCGTGATGACGATATGGAAAGGGCCCCGATCGGGGCCCTTTCCATATCGTCGCGACCGTTTTCTCCCGGCTATGGCGACGGGATCTCGCCGGTGTTCGGGTCGGCCGACACGGTGGCCTGGTTTTGCTCCGCCCTTCTGGCTGATCGCCGGCCGGCGGACTGTTTGAGGCGGTAGCTGTCGCCGTTCATGGTGAGGATGGAGACGTGGTGGGTGAGCCGGTCGAGCAGCGCGCCGGTAAGCCGTTCTGAGGCGAGGACCTGGGTCCAGTCCTCGAACGGCAAGTTCGACGTGATGATGGTCGAGCCGCGCTCGTAGCGCTGCGACAGCACCTCGAAGAGAAGTTCGGCGCCAGTCGCCGACAGCGGCACATAGCCGAGCTCGTCGACGATGAGCAGCTTCACGGCCGCCAGTTCCCGCTGGAGCTTGAGCAGGCGCCGCTCGTCGCGCGCCTCCATCAGCTGGTTGACCAGCGAAGCGGCGGTCGCGAAGGCGACGGTGAATCCCTTCTGGCAAGCAGCCAGGCCGAGCGCGAGAGCGACGTGCGTCTTGCCCGTGCCGCTGTTGCCCAGCGCAATGACGTTCTCCCGCCGAAGGATATACTCCGAGCGAGCGAGCTCGAGCACCAGCATCTTGTTGAGGCTGGGGATGGCTGTGAAGTCGAAGGTGTCGAGACTCTTCACCGCCGGGAAGCGGGCGGCGCGGATCCGCCGCTCGACCGTGCGCCGCTCCCTGTCGATGAGCTCAAGCTCGATGAGGCGCAGCAGGTAGCGTGGGTGGTCGACACCGTCGCGAGCGCATTCGCGCGCGACCTTCTCATATTCGCGCAGCACGGTCGGCAGCTTGAGCTGCTTGAGGTGGTGGGCGAGCAGCACCTGGGGTGTCCCGCCGGTCGTGCCGGTCGGCATCTTGTCGCCGGTCATGCCGCCAGCACCCCATAGTCCGCCGCCCGTGTCGTCTTCACGTCCGTCCGGGGCAGGTGCGGATAGGCGGCCAGATCGAGACGGGGCGGTCGCCGTTCGATACGCGCCAGCGCGATGAGCTTCACCGCGTCGAAGCCGATGGCGCCGAGCTGCACGGCCTGCGTCACCGCGTCGGTGACGACGGCGAGCGGCAGGGCTTCGAGCAGCCGCAGCACCTGGATGAACTCGCGCTTCCCCTTGGTGCCCATACGAGCTTCCAGAAGGTGGCGCAGATGCTGGAAGATCTCGGGCAGATCCCAGCCCTGCAAGGCGGCCGCCTGGTCGAGCGCGCCGGGCTTCTGCTCGATGAGCGCGAGATAATGCAGCGGGTTGGCGACGAATGCGCCCTCGCCATAGCTGCGCGGATGCCGGGCGATCTCCTCGCCGGCGATGCTGATGACCACCTCGTCGACGAACCCCTTCACCAGGACGTCGCGGAAGCCATAGACGGTTGGCACCGAATAGTCGTTGGTCCGATAGCGCACCAGCGCGGTCGACGATACGCGCGCCGACCGCTTCTCGCACGGCTCCAACGGCACCGCCGGCAAGGCCCGGAAGGCCTGCCGGTCGGCGACGAGGCGCTCGGCGATGGTGTCGGCATGGCGCCCGGCATGCCCGTTCTGTCGAGCCAGGCAATCCTTCGCCAGGCGCTCGTTCAACTCGTCGAAGCTGCGCGCTACCGGAATGGGCACCATGAACATCGCGCGGGCGTGCTTCACCAGCGCTTCGACCTTCCCCTTGTCGTTGCCCTTGCCGGGACGACCGAAGCGGTCGGCAAACAAATAGTGGCTGACCAGCTCGGTGAAGGCCCGCGTGCGCTCGCGCTTGCCGTCGCCGCAGATCCTCGCCACCGCGATCTTCAGATTGTCGTAGAGGATGGACAGCGGCACGCCGCCGAAAAAGGCGAAGGCCGAAACATGACCGTCGAGGAACGCCTCGGTCGTCTCGCGCGGATAGGCCTTCACGAAACACGCATCTGAGTGCGGCAGGTCCATGCAGAAATAATGGACCTTCTGCCGCATGCCGCCGATCTCTGCCCACGCCTCGCCGAAGTCGACCTGGGCATGGCCCGGCGGGTGTGCCAGCGGCACGAACGTCTCGCGGCTGCGTGCGCGGCTCTGCCGGACATAGTCCTTCACCACCGTGTAGCCGCCGCCATAGCCATGCTCGTCGCGCAGCCGCTCGAAGATCCGCTTGGCGGTGTGCTGCTGCTTGGCCGGCGACAGGCGATCCTCGCGCAGGATAGCGTCGATGACCGGCAACAGCGGACCTAGCTTCGGCTTCTCCGGCGGCTTCGTGCGCCGGTAGCCCGGCGGCAGCGAGAACGCGCACATCTTCGCCACCGTGTCCCGGCTCAGACCGAACGCCTTCGCCGCCTCCCGGCGGCTGTGACCTTCCACGAACACAAAACGCCGAACGGCCGCGTAACTCTCCAAGGCAAACATCCCCGCCGCCCCAAAACGAGCAGCTTACCACTGGCAGGATTTCTCTCCGCCGCACCGGCACCTATGCCGGCGCTCCCGTGGCCGGGTTTGTCACCGCCCTACACAATAGGGCGCACGCGTCCGGATGAAGATCTCCCTGGCATCGGTCGCGGGCCGTCCAGACCGCAGGTAAGCAAGGATCGCTTCGCCAACCGGCTCCATCAAAGGAAGGAGCGTATAGGCTTGCGTTTTGCTGTGACGGACACGAACGACTTCGGCCCGCCAGTCTATGTCTTCGATCCGCATGTTACGGACTTCGCTTGCACGGAGCCCGTAGGTGGCGAGGAGTTGTAATATCGCATGGTCCCGCAAACCGGCAGTCGTCGTGTCCATGCTCGTGCTTGCCAGAACCGCGGTGATCTGGTTGCGCTCCAGGATCGAAGGGACCCCTTCATAAGCATAGAGCCGCGGCGCGATGATATGCGGCGACAGATCTGCCGCAACGCGGGCAGTCCTGTAGAGGTGGCGCAGCAGCGAACGAAGCCGCTCCGCTGCGGATTTCAGCGAACTACGCGTCAGCTTCGAGCCACGCAGGTCCATATAGCTGTCGATGTCGCCGACGGTTAATCCGTTGAGACCCTCGACCCCGCTCCGGTCGAGTTGCCAGGCAAGGAAGTAGCGGGCTTCCCATAAGAACGCGTCGATGCTGGCTTGGGCAAGGCCACGCTCGTCGCGAAGCCAGGTTTCGTATTCGTTGCAGACCGTAAACCGTAGTGCGTCAGCGGCGCAGGCCACTTTGGGAGAAGGCGGCCACTGACCCTGCCCAAGCCGCAGCAGCGCGTGAATCCCGGACTGCGGGACTTCGTGCCAGCGCTTGCTGGGCCGTCGTCCGCGGCGCTTGCGGAATTGCGCGGCCGCACGACGCAAATATTCCGCTACTTCGGTTTCGGTCACGTCTGCGACTGGAATCCCTCGGTACATGAGATAGTCCAGAAACTCGCGGGCGTAGCTGCAGTAATTTCTGATCACTACGGGGCTGTATCGGCGGCCGATCAATACGGCTTCGAGCTCAACAATCAGTTCTCGTTCAGATTTCGACATCAATAACTCCTCTGCTCGTCAAAAGACTGCAGAGGTTCACCGGAAAATAATGTGCAGCAAAGTTGGCGAAAAGCAGCGCCACCGGGCGGGTTCCATGCGTTTGCCCCGCGTTCCTTCGCATTATGGTCACCTGATGATTAGTCCGCAGGCAGAAGAACGACGGCAACGATGCCGAGGCGATCTGTACGGCTGTGCGTCAACCCCACATTCCGCTGGTGCCTAAGAAAAGCGTTGAGCAACAGGATATCCAGGCTCTACACCGCGCCCGCCAGCGTCTTGTGAACCACCGAACGGCCCTGGTCAGCCAGATGCGCGGGCTGCTGCTTGATCGTGGCATTGCCTTTGCCAAGTCGATTACCCGGGTGAGACGCATGATTCCGGAGATACTCGCACGCGCCGACTCCGGCCTCTCGACTATGGCCCGTGAGACCATTGCCGAGCTCTGGGATTTCTTCTGCGATCTCGAACGCCGCATCGAGCATTTCGACAAGAAAATCGAAGCCGTCTTCAAATCGAGCGAGCCCTGTCAGCGTGTCGCCAGGATCAAAGGCGTTGGGCCCAAAACGGCAACAGCGATTGTCGCGGCGGTCGGCGATGGTTCGGACTTCAGGAATGGGCGCCACATGGCGGCCTGGCTTGGATTAGTACCGCGCCAGTTCTCGAGCGGTGATAAGGCGGTGCTTATGGGCATCTCTAAACGAGGAAGCCAGCATTTGCGCAGCCTATTGGTTCACGGCGCGCGTGCCGTCGTGAGAACGGCACCCAATAAAAATGATCCCATCAGCCAATGGGCCAACCAGCTTCGGGAGCGACGCGGGTTCAACCGCGCAACGGTTGCCATCGCCAACAAGAATGCACGGATAATCTGGGCCGTGCTTCGAACGGGCGATCAATACCGCGCCGCCGCCTGAAGAACCGAACCAGTTTGCGAGTAGACGGAGAAATGGACTGCACTGATCGAGCCGACGCGCGACGAGCCTGACTATTATCGAGGCCCTTGAGGCCTACCAGCTGTAGAGGTGCGCGTGTGCGGATTTCCCATTTGGGCGCTCTGGACAACCAGCTGACGCCGGATAGATGTTTGCAACTGATCCACGCAGAACGTTTCAATGCCGCTTGCAAAGGGAGAGCCGTCCATAGAGATAGTATGTCTGCTCGCTGACCGCGATCCGGCGGCAGGCTTCAGCCGTGCTCGCTCCCTGCGACAGCACAATCTCAACTTCACGCAGCTTGCCAATAATCTCTTCCGGCTTGTGCTTCTTGCTCGGCATTCAATGTCCCTTTCGTGGTCCAGACTATCATAGTCTCTGGGCCACTCAGCGGGGGGCAGATCAGGTCGCAAGGCCGGTGATGATCGTTTCCCTGTCACCGGAGGAAGTGAAGCGATAGATTTCGTCGCGAGAATATGACGCGACATATATCGAACCGTCCTTATCGATGGTCAGACCGGAAGGGCCGGAAAGCCCCTCGGCGAAAGTCGTTCGGGAGCCGTCGGGCGCTATGCGGGAGACACGGCCCGCCCCCCATTCGGCGATAAAGAGATTTCTATTGGCGTCGAACGCCATACCCACCGGCGAACTGAAGCCGGTCCAAAGGCGCACGGGCTCGGCAGCATTGGCTTTCGTGACGATGCCGGAGACCATGGCGGCTGCGGCGATAAGAGTGAGATGTGACAACATGGTGCGACGATTGAACATTATCTTTTCCTTATCTGTTCAGGATGTCGGGTGTCGGTCGAAGACTGTCTTCGCTGCGTTGAGACCGTTGATCGCTGCGGGGAAGCCGGCATAGACCGCCATCTGCATGACAATCTCGATGATCTCTTGCTGTGAGAGGCCGACGTTCAGACCCGCCGCAATGTGAACTTCTAGTTGCGGGCGTGCATTTCCGAGTGCTGTAAGCGCGGCAATCGTCGCAATTTCCCGCTGGCGAAGGTCAAGGCCGGGTCGCGCATAGATGTCGCCAAACGGAAATTCGATGAGGTAGCGCGCGAAATCGGGCGAGATCTCCTTCAGGCTCTCCACGACGGCATGACCATCTCTCCCATCAATCGCGGACAGTCTTTCCAGGCCGATGGCATAGCGATCACGCACCGCGCCAGCTTGAGGGACAGGATTGTCTCCGGTCTGTGCCGTTGCTGTGGACGCGAGAGCAGACGAGCCCACGGCGAGCACCCCAAGGCTCCCCAGGGCGGTTCTACGTGTCAGATGCGAGGTCTCAACCTGCGACTCTGCAAGAGCGCTGGCTTCCGCGGGCGTTTCCTGACGTTCTGAATTGCTCACACTACCTCCATGACACCGGCGTTGAGCCAGTTGCGCGATTGATTGAAATGCACCTATTTGATCATCGTTGCCTTGCGATAAATCCAATTCATTATTAGTATTTCCGTCATGAAGACGGTTCATCTCGCCAGCATCGACCTCAATCTGCTCGTCGTCTTCGACGCGCTGGTTGCGGAAGGGCACGCCACGCGCGCCGCCGAACGGATCGGATTGACCCAGCCGGCGGTCAGCCACGCGCTCAACCGCCTGCGGGCTTTGTTCGGTGATCCGCTCTTTGTTCGTTCACCGCGCGGCATGGTGGCGACACCGCTGGCGCAGGACATCGCTCCCGGTGTGCGGTCCATTCTCGAACAGGTGGAAGGCATCCTGCTCGGCGGTCGCACCTTCGATCCGGCATCGAGCACGCGGCAATTCACGCTTGGGCTATCCGACTACGCAGCCTTCGTGCTGCTGCCACGCCTCACCGCGCGCCTCGATCGGGAAGCGCCGGGCGTTTCCCTTGTCGTTCGCAACACCAGTCGCAGCGTCGGGCTTCCCATGCTGGAAGATGGTGGGGCCGAACTGATCGCGGGCAACTTCCCAGACCCACCCACGCATATGCGCGAAGAACTGCTCTATGAGGAGGACTTCATCTGCGCCGGTCGGGGCGATCATTCCGGCCTCGACGGGATGGTCGATCTCGACCGCTATCTTTCGCTTCGGCACCTTCAGGTCTCGATGAAGGGCAATCCGCGAGGCTATGTCGATGCCGTGCTCGCCGAAAAGGGCCTGAAGCGCAATGTCGCCGTGACGGTCGGCCATTTCCTGATGGCTCCGATGCTGGTCGATGCTTCCGATCTGGTGGCGACGGAACCCCGTCGATTGTTCGCACCGCTCGCCGGGCGGCTGCCGCTCCGGCTCTTTCCGCCGCCTCTCGACATTCCCACATTCCGGGTGGTGCAGACTTGGCACGCTCGACATGATGCCGATCCAGGGCATCAATGGCTGCGGCGCGTGCTGCGCGAAGTGGGGCAATGGGCGTAACGCTTAAAGCCCCAATCCCCTTTGCCGCCCCAGTTGCCACGACACGGAGCCACCCTGCACGACGCCCATGACCTCGCGGCCGAGATGGCGGTCGATGACCGGCCGCCACGGGACGAGGGTGAACTCGTGGCTCTGCTCCACGATGGCGAACTTGCCGCTAGATAGCTGGACAGTCCCGGTGAACTTGCCGCTGATCTTCTCGCCGTCCGCCGCCGCCCGGAATGGCAGCGCTTTGTTTTCGGCCATCTCCGCGCCGACGTGGGCCACCTCCCGCTCGCGCAGCGTGGCGAGGAGGCTGCGCCGGTAGAAGATGCGGCCATCCCTTGATCGGG
The window above is part of the Sphingomonas sanxanigenens DSM 19645 = NX02 genome. Proteins encoded here:
- the istB gene encoding IS21-like element helper ATPase IstB, with product MTGDKMPTGTTGGTPQVLLAHHLKQLKLPTVLREYEKVARECARDGVDHPRYLLRLIELELIDRERRTVERRIRAARFPAVKSLDTFDFTAIPSLNKMLVLELARSEYILRRENVIALGNSGTGKTHVALALGLAACQKGFTVAFATAASLVNQLMEARDERRLLKLQRELAAVKLLIVDELGYVPLSATGAELLFEVLSQRYERGSTIITSNLPFEDWTQVLASERLTGALLDRLTHHVSILTMNGDSYRLKQSAGRRSARRAEQNQATVSADPNTGEIPSP
- a CDS encoding tyrosine-type recombinase/integrase, whose product is MSKSERELIVELEAVLIGRRYSPVVIRNYCSYAREFLDYLMYRGIPVADVTETEVAEYLRRAAAQFRKRRGRRPSKRWHEVPQSGIHALLRLGQGQWPPSPKVACAADALRFTVCNEYETWLRDERGLAQASIDAFLWEARYFLAWQLDRSGVEGLNGLTVGDIDSYMDLRGSKLTRSSLKSAAERLRSLLRHLYRTARVAADLSPHIIAPRLYAYEGVPSILERNQITAVLASTSMDTTTAGLRDHAILQLLATYGLRASEVRNMRIEDIDWRAEVVRVRHSKTQAYTLLPLMEPVGEAILAYLRSGRPATDAREIFIRTRAPYCVGR
- the istA gene encoding IS21 family transposase, with the protein product MFALESYAAVRRFVFVEGHSRREAAKAFGLSRDTVAKMCAFSLPPGYRRTKPPEKPKLGPLLPVIDAILREDRLSPAKQQHTAKRIFERLRDEHGYGGGYTVVKDYVRQSRARSRETFVPLAHPPGHAQVDFGEAWAEIGGMRQKVHYFCMDLPHSDACFVKAYPRETTEAFLDGHVSAFAFFGGVPLSILYDNLKIAVARICGDGKRERTRAFTELVSHYLFADRFGRPGKGNDKGKVEALVKHARAMFMVPIPVARSFDELNERLAKDCLARQNGHAGRHADTIAERLVADRQAFRALPAVPLEPCEKRSARVSSTALVRYRTNDYSVPTVYGFRDVLVKGFVDEVVISIAGEEIARHPRSYGEGAFVANPLHYLALIEQKPGALDQAAALQGWDLPEIFQHLRHLLEARMGTKGKREFIQVLRLLEALPLAVVTDAVTQAVQLGAIGFDAVKLIALARIERRPPRLDLAAYPHLPRTDVKTTRAADYGVLAA
- a CDS encoding tyrosine-type recombinase/integrase, with translation MISRWPDSDRTRIGSYVASLDLRDLKSRTCYQQVLHSFQDAVERHGLLDQQALQAWLRELASRWATSTLLHRTRIIDRFLDHLVATGAIDHNPVEGLRQACHIKQSMPIWRALISCNPEQALATLRQPKPFGSVLGEVMAEHVAMMRRRGYKYTSQPVRLLQFDRFLQLNPQLETEPLRVMIDRWAATKGTRNHAYERENLERLFAKIQRRCDPSAPRRRPDPRPQKEVRKQWRTPHIYSPVDVRRMLDIARSYPSPRATLRPLSIYTMLLLAYCAGLRRGELARLDLGDVNPGDGTITVRQTKFFKTRILPLPDSVMMELRAYIAARRQVGASQDPHSALFWHVQGRSRYTPEMITWLLTDVVRRAGLKPLQGQFGPRVHDLRHSMVVNRILEWYRLGINPQERLPFLATYLGHRDINSTLVYITVTQDLLHLANERFRAVGAPCLNLEREVRS
- a CDS encoding carboxymuconolactone decarboxylase family protein — its product is MNRLHDGNTNNELDLSQGNDDQIGAFQSIAQLAQRRCHGGSVSNSERQETPAEASALAESQVETSHLTRRTALGSLGVLAVGSSALASTATAQTGDNPVPQAGAVRDRYAIGLERLSAIDGRDGHAVVESLKEISPDFARYLIEFPFGDIYARPGLDLRQREIATIAALTALGNARPQLEVHIAAGLNVGLSQQEIIEIVMQMAVYAGFPAAINGLNAAKTVFDRHPTS